The Micromonospora sp. WMMD961 genome has a segment encoding these proteins:
- the hutU gene encoding urocanate hydratase: protein MTKPIRAARGSQLTTRGWQQEAALRMLMNNLDPEVAERPDDLVVYGGTGKAARDWPSYHALVRTLTDLREDETMLVQSGRPVGVMRTHEWAPRVLLANSNLVGDWATWPEFRRLEQLGLTMYGQMTAGSWIYIGTQGILQGTYETFAAVAAKRFGGTLAGTLTLTAGCGGMGGAQPLAVTMNGGVCLIVDVDRTRLDRRVHDRYLDEVADSLDDAVERVLAAKRDRRALSVGVVGNAAEVFPELLNRGIGIDIVTDQTSAHDPLAYLPVGVELAEARDYAAAKPAEFTDRARASMAKHVEAMVGFLDAGAEVFDYGNSIRGEAQLGGYQRAFDFPGFVPAYIRPLFCEGRGPFRWAALSGDPADIAATDRAILELFPENESLARWIKLAGERVAFQGLPARICWLGQGERDKAGVRFNDMVASGELSAPVVIGRDHLDTGSVASPYRETEGMADGSDAIADWPLLNALVNTASGASWVSIHHGGGVGIGRSIHAGQVCVADGTALAGQKIERVLTNDPAMGVIRHVDAGYDSAREVAERTGVRIPMTEGADS from the coding sequence ATGACCAAGCCCATCCGTGCCGCACGGGGCAGCCAGCTCACCACCCGAGGGTGGCAGCAGGAGGCCGCTCTGCGAATGTTGATGAACAACCTCGATCCCGAGGTGGCCGAGCGTCCCGACGACCTGGTGGTCTACGGCGGCACCGGGAAGGCGGCGCGGGACTGGCCGTCGTACCACGCGTTGGTCCGTACGCTCACCGACCTGCGCGAGGACGAGACGATGCTGGTGCAGTCGGGCCGCCCGGTCGGGGTGATGCGTACCCACGAGTGGGCGCCCCGGGTGCTGCTGGCCAACTCCAATCTGGTCGGCGACTGGGCGACCTGGCCGGAGTTCCGTCGCCTCGAACAGCTCGGCCTGACCATGTACGGGCAGATGACGGCCGGCTCGTGGATCTACATCGGCACCCAGGGCATCCTCCAGGGCACCTACGAGACGTTCGCGGCGGTGGCAGCCAAACGGTTCGGGGGCACCCTCGCCGGCACCCTCACGCTGACCGCCGGCTGCGGCGGGATGGGCGGCGCGCAGCCGCTCGCGGTCACCATGAACGGCGGCGTCTGCCTGATCGTGGACGTGGACCGCACCCGGCTGGACCGTCGGGTGCACGACCGCTACCTGGACGAGGTCGCCGACTCGTTGGACGACGCGGTCGAGCGGGTGCTCGCGGCGAAGCGGGACCGTCGGGCCCTGAGCGTCGGGGTGGTCGGCAACGCCGCCGAGGTCTTCCCCGAGCTGCTCAACCGGGGCATCGGGATCGACATCGTGACCGACCAGACCAGCGCGCACGACCCGTTGGCGTACCTGCCGGTGGGGGTCGAGCTGGCCGAGGCACGGGACTACGCCGCGGCGAAGCCGGCCGAGTTCACCGACCGGGCCAGGGCGTCGATGGCGAAGCACGTCGAGGCGATGGTCGGCTTCCTCGACGCCGGCGCCGAGGTGTTCGACTACGGCAACTCGATCCGGGGCGAGGCGCAGCTCGGCGGCTACCAGCGGGCCTTCGACTTCCCCGGCTTCGTGCCGGCGTACATCCGGCCGTTGTTCTGCGAGGGCAGGGGCCCGTTCCGGTGGGCGGCGCTCTCCGGTGACCCGGCGGACATCGCCGCCACCGACCGGGCCATCCTGGAGCTGTTCCCGGAGAACGAGTCGTTGGCCCGTTGGATCAAGCTGGCCGGTGAGCGGGTCGCCTTCCAGGGCCTGCCCGCCCGGATCTGCTGGCTCGGCCAGGGCGAGCGGGACAAGGCAGGCGTTCGGTTCAACGACATGGTCGCCTCCGGCGAACTCTCCGCGCCGGTGGTGATCGGCCGGGACCACCTGGACACCGGCAGCGTCGCCAGCCCGTACCGGGAGACCGAGGGGATGGCCGACGGCTCCGACGCCATCGCCGACTGGCCGCTGCTCAACGCCCTGGTCAACACCGCCAGCGGCGCGTCCTGGGTGTCCATCCACCACGGCGGTGGCGTCGGCATCGGCCGGTCGATCCACGCCGGGCAGGTCTGCGTGGCCGACGGCACCGCCCTGGCCGGTCAGAAGATCGAGCGGGTGCTCACCAACGACCCGGCGATGGGCGTGATCCGACACGTCGACGCCGGCTACGACAGTGCCCGCGAGGTCGCCGAGCGCACCGGAGTCCGCATCCCGATGACCGAGGGCGCCGACTCGTGA
- a CDS encoding allantoate amidohydrolase: protein MSGDLSARFRALWDEIAPIGRDADSGGYLRYALTAPELELRGWFRAQAERRAMPVTEDGNGNLFAHWGDPEGADAVLTGSHFDSVPHGGAYDGPLGIVSAFLAVDELRAAGVTPDRPLVLGAFVEEEGARFGVPCLGSRLLTGALSPERAAGLRDAAGVSFAEALGDRPAGARPELLGRIGAFVELHVEQGRALVDSDAPVAVASAIWPHGRWRFDVVGEGNHAGTTRMADRRDPMLTYAFTVLAANKEARLRGAHATVGRVAVEPNATNAIPSTVTGWLDARAADPETLAGLVDAVRGKLAERARRDGTAVTVTEESATPLVAFDGGLAKRLATLLDAPVLPTGAGHDAGVLAGHLPTAMLFVRNPTGVSHSPAETATDDDCAAGVRALARALEELTCR from the coding sequence GTGAGCGGCGACCTCTCCGCCCGGTTCCGGGCTTTGTGGGACGAGATCGCGCCGATCGGGCGGGACGCCGACAGTGGCGGCTATCTGCGGTACGCGTTGACCGCGCCGGAGCTGGAACTACGGGGCTGGTTCCGGGCGCAGGCCGAACGGCGTGCGATGCCGGTCACCGAGGACGGCAACGGCAACCTCTTCGCGCACTGGGGTGACCCCGAGGGCGCCGACGCCGTGCTGACCGGCAGCCACTTCGACTCGGTGCCGCACGGCGGGGCGTACGACGGGCCACTCGGCATCGTCAGCGCCTTCCTCGCCGTGGACGAACTACGCGCCGCCGGGGTCACCCCGGACCGGCCGCTGGTGCTGGGTGCGTTCGTCGAGGAGGAGGGGGCGCGTTTCGGCGTACCCTGCCTGGGGTCTCGGCTGCTCACCGGGGCGCTGTCACCCGAGCGCGCGGCCGGCCTGCGCGACGCGGCCGGGGTGAGCTTCGCCGAGGCGCTGGGCGACCGGCCGGCGGGCGCCCGCCCGGAGTTGCTGGGCCGGATCGGCGCGTTCGTCGAGCTGCACGTCGAGCAGGGCCGCGCGCTGGTCGACAGCGACGCGCCGGTCGCGGTGGCCAGTGCGATCTGGCCGCACGGCCGGTGGCGCTTCGACGTGGTCGGCGAGGGCAACCACGCGGGTACGACCCGGATGGCCGACCGCCGCGACCCGATGCTCACCTACGCGTTCACCGTGCTGGCGGCGAACAAGGAGGCCCGGCTGCGGGGGGCACACGCCACAGTGGGACGGGTCGCCGTCGAACCCAACGCCACAAACGCGATCCCGTCCACGGTGACCGGTTGGCTGGACGCCCGCGCCGCCGACCCGGAGACCCTCGCCGGCCTGGTCGACGCGGTACGCGGCAAGCTCGCCGAACGGGCCCGCCGCGACGGTACGGCGGTGACGGTCACCGAGGAGTCGGCGACTCCGCTGGTCGCCTTCGACGGTGGGCTGGCCAAGCGCCTCGCCACACTGCTGGACGCGCCGGTGCTGCCCACCGGTGCGGGGCACGACGCCGGGGTGCTCGCCGGGCACCTGCCCACCGCGATGCTCTTCGTGCGCAACCCGACCGGGGTGTCGCACTCCCCCGCCGAGACGGCGACCGACGACGACTGCGCCGCCGGGGTCCGGGCGCTGGCCCGGGCGCTGGAGGAGCTGACATGCCGGTAG
- a CDS encoding MurR/RpiR family transcriptional regulator, with the protein MNEGAVEAPADRVLDLFQGVRLTPTQRRIAHCLVQHAPAVAYLSAAEVADLAGVSQPSVTRFAVALGHDGYPALRRRLRDLTAGTPGGPADAGNELQQAVRAEMGNLNRLAGQLADRDRLAETGRLLAESRPLPVLGLRAAAPLAAYFAYFAAKVHPDVRVLDDGGSLLTDRLEQAAEAGASALLAFVLPRYPRETLDALRDARAAGLTVVAITDSPVSPATEYAHVVLPAAVGARLVFDLHTAPMTLAMVLLQAICDAAPADTQRRLEAFEASAARRQLFLG; encoded by the coding sequence ATGAATGAAGGAGCTGTCGAGGCACCCGCTGACCGGGTGCTCGACCTGTTCCAGGGGGTGCGGCTCACCCCCACCCAGCGCCGGATCGCGCACTGCCTCGTGCAGCACGCCCCCGCCGTGGCGTACCTGTCCGCCGCCGAGGTCGCCGATCTCGCCGGGGTCAGTCAGCCGTCGGTCACCCGGTTCGCCGTCGCGCTCGGGCACGACGGTTACCCGGCGCTGCGCCGCCGGCTGCGCGACCTGACCGCCGGGACACCCGGCGGGCCGGCGGACGCCGGCAACGAACTCCAGCAGGCGGTACGCGCCGAGATGGGCAACCTGAACCGGCTGGCCGGTCAACTCGCCGACCGGGACCGGCTCGCCGAGACCGGGCGGCTGCTCGCCGAGAGCCGCCCGCTGCCGGTGCTCGGCCTGCGTGCTGCCGCGCCGCTGGCCGCGTACTTCGCCTACTTCGCGGCCAAGGTGCACCCGGACGTACGGGTGCTCGACGACGGCGGCAGTCTGCTCACCGACCGGCTGGAGCAGGCTGCCGAGGCCGGAGCGTCCGCGCTGCTCGCCTTCGTCCTGCCCCGCTATCCCCGGGAGACCCTGGACGCGCTGCGCGACGCGCGCGCCGCCGGGCTGACCGTGGTGGCGATCACCGACTCACCGGTCAGCCCGGCCACCGAGTACGCCCATGTGGTGCTGCCCGCCGCGGTCGGCGCGCGGCTCGTGTTCGACCTGCACACCGCACCGATGACCCTGGCCATGGTGCTGTTGCAGGCGATCTGCGACGCCGCGCCGGCCGACACCCAGCGCCGACTGGAGGCGTTCGAAGCCTCTGCGGCCCGCCGACAGTTGTTCCTCGGATGA
- the hutH gene encoding histidine ammonia-lyase, giving the protein MTTVTIQPTGISADDVLSVARGTAKVVLDPATIDAMATSRAIVDGIESSGRPVYGVSTGFGALANTFIAPQRRAELQHALIRSHAAGVGAPMPREVVRAMMLLRVRSLALGRSGVRPVVAEALVDLLNHDITPWVPEHGSLGASGDLAPLAHCALALLGEGWVLGPAGERQDAADALTAAGLKPIELAAKEGLALINGTDGMLGMLLLAINDAAHLFAMADVTAALAIEAMLGSERPFLPELHAIRPHPGQAASAANIHRLLQDSRVMDSHRDDLAHAVQDAYSMRCAPQVAGAARDTLDFVRTVAARELVSVVDNPVVLPDGRVESTGNFHGAPLGFAADFLAIAAAEVGAIAERRVDRLLDVTRSRELPAFLSPDAGVNSGLMIAQYTAAGIVAENRRLAAPASVDSLPTSGMQEDHVSMGWAAAKKLRSVLDNLTSLLAVELLAGVRGLQLRAPLEPSPAGRAAVTALGPAAGEPGPDVFLAPVMEAARAVVAGPELRAAIEREVGPLG; this is encoded by the coding sequence ATGACGACCGTGACCATCCAGCCCACCGGAATTTCCGCCGACGACGTGCTCAGCGTGGCGCGCGGCACCGCCAAGGTCGTCCTCGACCCGGCCACCATCGACGCGATGGCGACCAGTCGGGCCATCGTGGACGGGATCGAGTCGTCCGGCCGCCCCGTCTACGGGGTCTCCACCGGGTTCGGGGCGCTGGCCAACACCTTCATCGCCCCGCAGCGGCGGGCCGAGCTGCAACACGCGCTGATCCGGTCGCACGCCGCCGGGGTGGGTGCCCCGATGCCGCGCGAGGTGGTCCGGGCGATGATGCTGCTGCGGGTCCGGTCCCTCGCCCTGGGCCGCTCCGGGGTCCGGCCGGTGGTCGCCGAGGCCCTGGTCGACCTGCTCAACCACGACATCACCCCGTGGGTGCCCGAGCACGGCTCGCTGGGCGCCTCCGGTGACCTGGCGCCGCTGGCGCACTGCGCGCTGGCGCTGCTGGGTGAGGGCTGGGTCCTCGGCCCGGCCGGTGAGCGGCAGGACGCGGCCGACGCGTTGACCGCCGCCGGGCTCAAACCGATCGAGCTGGCCGCCAAGGAAGGGCTGGCGCTGATCAACGGCACCGACGGCATGCTCGGCATGCTGCTGTTGGCGATCAACGACGCGGCGCACCTGTTCGCCATGGCCGACGTGACGGCCGCGCTGGCCATCGAGGCGATGCTGGGCTCCGAGCGGCCGTTCCTGCCCGAGCTGCACGCGATCCGGCCGCACCCCGGTCAGGCCGCCTCGGCGGCGAACATCCATCGACTGCTGCAGGACTCCCGGGTGATGGACTCGCACCGCGACGACCTGGCACACGCCGTGCAGGACGCGTACTCGATGCGCTGCGCCCCGCAGGTGGCCGGCGCGGCCCGCGACACCCTGGACTTCGTCCGCACCGTCGCCGCGCGGGAACTGGTGTCGGTGGTGGACAACCCGGTCGTGCTGCCGGACGGCCGGGTCGAGTCGACGGGCAACTTCCACGGCGCGCCGCTCGGCTTCGCCGCGGACTTCCTCGCCATCGCCGCCGCCGAGGTGGGCGCGATCGCTGAACGGCGGGTGGACCGGCTGCTCGACGTCACCCGCTCCCGGGAACTGCCGGCGTTCCTCTCCCCCGACGCCGGGGTCAACTCCGGGCTGATGATCGCCCAGTACACGGCGGCCGGCATCGTCGCCGAGAACCGTCGCCTGGCCGCCCCTGCCTCGGTGGACTCCCTGCCCACCAGCGGCATGCAGGAGGACCACGTCTCGATGGGCTGGGCGGCGGCGAAGAAGCTGCGCAGCGTGCTGGACAACCTGACCAGCCTGCTCGCGGTGGAGCTGCTGGCCGGCGTACGCGGTCTGCAACTGCGCGCACCGCTGGAGCCGTCACCGGCCGGACGGGCCGCCGTCACCGCGCTCGGCCCGGCGGCCGGCGAGCCCGGCCCGGACGTGTTCCTCGCCCCGGTGATGGAGGCGGCCCGTGCCGTCGTCGCCGGACCGGAGTTGCGCGCGGCCATCGAACGGGAGGTCGGCCCGCTGGGCTGA
- a CDS encoding formimidoylglutamate deiminase, producing MTTTRWLAEYAWLPEHAEPTPDVLIETDGGRITGVTPLTPGSRPPSGVDVYADAVALPGLTLPGLANAHSHAFHRALRGRTHGGRGDFWTWRDQMYGVADRLDPDTYLALARAVYAEMALAGVTCVGEFHYLHHRPDGGAYDDPNEMGAALVEAAAHAGIRLTLLDTCYLTSTVDGQALAGPQRRFGDGDAARWTQRAGAFQPTDPHVRVGAAVHSVRAVPADQLRTIAEWAGERQSPLHVHLSEQPAENDECRAVHGRSPTALLGEHGVLGPNTTAVHATHPTSADLTLLADSRTGVCLCPTTERDLADGIGPARLMAEAGIRLSLGSDSHAVVDLFEEARAVELDERLRTRRRGHFAPLDLLTAASVAGHAALGWADAGRITVGGRADLVTVRLDSARTAGVPPVGAFFAAGAADVERVVVDGRVVVAEGRHLSVDVPAELSAAIEAVNPT from the coding sequence ATGACCACCACCCGCTGGCTGGCGGAGTACGCCTGGCTGCCCGAGCACGCCGAGCCCACGCCCGACGTGCTGATCGAGACCGACGGGGGGCGGATCACCGGGGTGACGCCGCTGACCCCCGGGAGCCGGCCGCCCTCCGGCGTCGACGTGTACGCGGACGCCGTGGCACTGCCCGGACTGACCCTGCCCGGGCTGGCCAACGCGCACTCGCACGCCTTCCACCGGGCGCTGCGCGGGCGCACCCACGGCGGCCGGGGAGACTTCTGGACCTGGCGGGACCAGATGTACGGCGTCGCGGACCGGCTGGACCCGGACACCTACCTGGCCCTGGCCCGCGCGGTCTACGCGGAGATGGCGCTCGCCGGGGTCACCTGCGTGGGCGAGTTCCACTACCTGCACCACCGGCCCGACGGCGGCGCGTACGACGACCCGAACGAGATGGGCGCCGCGCTGGTCGAGGCCGCCGCGCACGCCGGGATCCGGCTGACCCTGCTGGACACCTGCTACCTGACCTCCACCGTGGACGGGCAGGCCCTGGCCGGACCGCAGCGCCGCTTCGGCGACGGGGACGCGGCCCGCTGGACGCAGCGGGCCGGGGCGTTCCAGCCGACGGACCCCCACGTCCGGGTCGGCGCGGCCGTGCACTCGGTGCGCGCGGTCCCGGCCGACCAGCTCCGCACGATCGCCGAGTGGGCCGGGGAGCGGCAGTCGCCGCTGCACGTGCACCTCTCCGAGCAGCCGGCCGAGAACGACGAGTGCCGGGCGGTGCACGGGCGTTCGCCGACCGCGCTGCTCGGCGAGCACGGCGTGCTCGGGCCGAACACCACAGCCGTGCACGCCACCCACCCGACCAGCGCCGACCTCACCCTGCTCGCCGACAGCCGGACCGGCGTGTGCCTCTGCCCGACCACCGAGCGGGACCTCGCCGACGGGATCGGCCCGGCCCGGCTGATGGCCGAGGCGGGGATCCGGCTCAGCCTGGGCAGCGACAGTCACGCGGTGGTCGACCTGTTCGAGGAGGCCCGGGCGGTGGAGTTGGACGAGCGGCTGCGCACCCGTCGGCGCGGCCACTTCGCGCCGCTCGACCTGCTGACCGCGGCCAGCGTCGCCGGGCACGCCGCGCTGGGCTGGGCCGACGCCGGGAGGATCACGGTGGGCGGGCGTGCCGACCTGGTGACGGTACGCCTGGACAGCGCCCGCACCGCCGGGGTACCGCCGGTGGGCGCCTTCTTCGCGGCCGGCGCGGCAGACGTCGAGCGGGTCGTGGTGGACGGCCGGGTGGTGGTGGCCGAGGGTCGACACCTGAGCGTGGACGTGCCGGCCGAGTTGTCGGCGGCGATCGAGGCGGTGAACCCGACATGA
- the hutI gene encoding imidazolonepropionase, producing MSSLLVDDIGELVTNSPGNGPLGIRRDAAVLIEEGRVAWVGPSAYAPAADRRIDAGGAAVLPGFVDSHAHLVFAGDRSAEFAARMAGQPYTGGGIRTTVGATRAATDNELRATVRRLRGEALRQGTTTMEIKSGYGLTVADEARSLRIAAESSSETTFLGAHVVPTEYADRPDDYVGLVCGPMLAAAAPYAKWIDVFCERGAFDVDHARAILACGQAAGLGVRLHANQLGPGPGVQLGVELGAASVDHCTHLSDADIDALADTAHSDGSGTRTVATLLPGAEFSTRSPYPDARRLLDAGVTVALATDCNPGSSYTSSMPFCVALAVREMRMTPAEAVWAATAGGARALRRDDIGVLTPGARADLIVLDAPSYLHLAYRPGVPLIRQVLLNGVPQ from the coding sequence ATGAGCAGTCTGCTGGTCGACGACATCGGGGAGTTGGTCACCAACAGTCCCGGTAACGGCCCGCTCGGCATCCGCCGCGACGCCGCCGTGCTGATCGAGGAGGGGCGGGTGGCCTGGGTCGGGCCGTCCGCGTACGCCCCGGCCGCCGACCGGCGGATCGACGCCGGTGGGGCCGCGGTGCTGCCCGGCTTCGTGGACAGCCACGCCCACCTGGTCTTCGCCGGGGACCGGTCCGCCGAGTTCGCCGCCCGGATGGCCGGGCAGCCGTACACCGGCGGCGGCATCCGGACCACTGTCGGTGCGACCCGGGCCGCCACCGACAACGAACTCCGGGCCACCGTGCGCCGGCTGCGCGGGGAGGCGCTGCGCCAGGGCACCACGACCATGGAGATCAAGAGTGGGTACGGGCTGACCGTCGCCGACGAGGCCCGCTCGCTGCGGATCGCCGCCGAGAGCAGCAGCGAGACCACCTTCCTGGGCGCGCACGTGGTGCCCACCGAGTACGCCGACCGCCCCGACGACTACGTGGGGCTGGTCTGCGGACCGATGTTGGCCGCCGCCGCCCCGTACGCGAAGTGGATCGACGTGTTCTGCGAGCGGGGCGCCTTCGACGTCGACCACGCCCGCGCCATCCTGGCCTGCGGGCAGGCTGCCGGGCTGGGCGTCCGGCTGCACGCCAACCAGCTCGGCCCCGGCCCCGGCGTTCAGCTCGGCGTCGAGCTGGGCGCGGCGAGCGTCGACCACTGCACCCACCTCAGCGACGCCGACATCGACGCGCTCGCCGACACCGCCCACAGCGACGGGTCGGGCACCCGCACGGTGGCCACCCTGCTGCCCGGTGCCGAGTTCTCCACCCGCTCGCCCTACCCGGACGCGCGTCGGCTGCTCGACGCCGGTGTCACAGTGGCGTTGGCGACGGACTGCAACCCGGGCTCGTCGTACACCTCCTCGATGCCGTTCTGCGTCGCCCTCGCGGTCCGCGAGATGCGGATGACCCCGGCGGAGGCGGTCTGGGCCGCCACCGCCGGCGGCGCGCGGGCGCTGCGCCGCGACGACATCGGCGTCCTCACCCCCGGCGCGCGGGCGGACCTGATCGTCCTGGACGCGCCGTCGTACCTGCACCTGGCCTACCGGCCCGGTGTCCCCCTGATCCGCCAGGTCCTGCTCAACGGAGTGCCGCAATGA